One genomic segment of Oncorhynchus nerka isolate Pitt River linkage group LG16, Oner_Uvic_2.0, whole genome shotgun sequence includes these proteins:
- the LOC115144100 gene encoding guanine nucleotide-binding protein subunit alpha-13-like — MADFLPTRSVLNHYFPACLLTSTEVEQLRKSKAIDKSISRDKTYVKRLVKILLLGAGESGKSTFLKQMRIIHGQDFDQQAREEFRAIIYSNVIKGVRVLVDAREKLQIPWGSSDNQVHGDNVMSFDTRSSMMVHGQVETSVFLKYLPSIQALWADVAIQHAYDRRREFQLGESVKYFLDNVEKLGEPSYIPSQHDVLLARKPTKGIHEYDFEIKSIPFKMVDVGGQRSERRRWFECFDSVTSILFLVSSSEYDQVLMEDRQTNRLRESLNIFETIVNNRVFLSVSIILFLNKTDLLEEKVLNVSLSKYFPEYTGPDHSLPDVQKFLVDCFREKRRDLTQKPLYHHFTTAINTENIRLVFRDVKDTILHDNLKQLMLQ, encoded by the exons aTGGCGGACTTCCTGCCGACCCGATCCGTACTAAATCACTACTTCCCCGCTTGCCTGCTTACCAGCACCGAGGTTGAACAGCTGAGGAAATCTAAGGCGATTGACAAAAGTATTTCCCGGGACAAAACCTACGTGAAACGACTAGTGAAGATACTTTTACTGGGCGCGGGCGAGAGCGGCAAGTCCACTTTCCTCAAACAGATGAGGATTATCCACGGGCAGGACTTCGACCAGCAAGCTCGAGAAGAGTTCCGGGCAATAATTTACAGCAATGTTATCAAAG GTGTGCGTGTGTTGGTGGATGCACGGGAGAAGCTTCAGATCCCCTGGGGTTCCTCTGACAACCAGGTGCACGGAGACAATGTGATGTCATTTGACACACGATCTTCGATGATGGTGCACGGCCAGGTGGAGACGAGCGTGTTCCTCAAGTACCTGCCCTCCATCCAGGCCCTGTGGGCTGACGTTGCCATACAACACGCCTACGACAGACGCAGGGAGTTCCAgctg ggtgAGTCGGTTAAGTATTTCTTGGACAATGTGGAGAAGCTCGGGGAGCCG agctACATCCCTTCCCAGCATGACGTCCTGCTAGCCCGTAAGCCCACTAAGGGCATTCATGAGTATGACTTTGAGATCAAGAGTATTCCCTTCAAGATGGTGGACGTGGGAGGACAGCGCTCGGAAAGACGTCGGTGGTTTGAGTGTTTTGACTCTGTCACCTCCATACTGTTCCTAGTGTCTTCTTCAGAGTatgaccag GTCTTGATGGAGGACAGGCAGACCAACCGACTGAGAGAGTCGTTGAACATCTTTGAGACGATTGTCAACAACCGAGTCTTCCTCTCAgtctccatcatcctcttcctcaacAAGACTGACCTGCTGGAGGAGAAG GTCTTGAATGTTTCGCTAAGTAAATACTTCCCAGAGTACACGGGGCCGGACCACAGCCTGCCGGACGTCCAGAAGTTCCTAGTGGACTGTTTccgggagaagagaagagacttgACACAGAAGCCCCTCTACCACCACTTCACCACGGCCATTAACACAGAGAACATCCGCCTGGTGTTCCGAGATGTCAAGGATACTATCCTTCATGACAACCTCAAACAGCTGATGCTCCAGTGA